In Caproiciproducens sp. NJN-50, the following are encoded in one genomic region:
- a CDS encoding ABC transporter ATP-binding protein, with protein sequence MREPCKIEVTGVSKIFRKNGTNVAALAETDLAVQEGRFASIIGPSGCGKSTLFHIIAGLMPPTAGDVTVDGRSIVGKAGTVGYMLQKDLLLPWRTILDNIILGLEIRGVPRAQAVERALPLMEKYGLGGFDSHYPNELSGGMRQRAALLRTLLYDRDILLLDEPFGALDAQTRLSMQNWLLEIWQDFGKTILFVTHDIDEAVYLSDDIYVFSQRPGRVLAKIEVPIARPRKPEDLTTPRFMELKHHLLELLSAGQARAEEIS encoded by the coding sequence ATGCGCGAACCCTGTAAAATCGAAGTGACCGGGGTCAGCAAAATTTTTCGCAAAAACGGAACAAACGTGGCCGCCCTGGCGGAAACGGACCTGGCCGTTCAGGAAGGGCGTTTCGCGAGCATCATCGGCCCGTCCGGCTGCGGAAAGTCGACCCTGTTTCATATTATCGCCGGGCTGATGCCGCCGACCGCGGGGGACGTCACCGTCGACGGGCGGAGTATTGTAGGAAAGGCCGGAACAGTCGGCTATATGCTGCAGAAAGACCTCCTGCTGCCCTGGCGAACCATTCTGGACAACATTATCCTTGGGCTAGAGATCCGCGGCGTGCCGCGCGCGCAGGCCGTGGAGCGGGCCCTTCCCCTGATGGAAAAATACGGGCTGGGGGGCTTTGACAGCCATTACCCGAACGAACTCTCGGGCGGAATGCGGCAGCGGGCGGCGCTGCTGCGCACGCTGCTGTATGACCGCGATATCCTGCTGCTGGATGAACCGTTCGGCGCGCTGGACGCCCAGACCAGGCTTTCGATGCAGAACTGGCTGCTTGAGATCTGGCAGGATTTCGGGAAGACGATCCTTTTTGTCACGCACGATATCGACGAAGCCGTCTACCTCTCCGATGATATTTATGTCTTTTCGCAGAGACCGGGGCGGGTGCTGGCGAAAATCGAGGTGCCGATCGCACGCCCGAGAAAGCCGGAGGATCTGACGACCCCGCGGTTTATGGAACTGAAACATCATCTGCTGGAGCTGCTCTCCGCCGGGCAGGCTCGGGCGGAGGAAATTTCATAG
- a CDS encoding Na-translocating system protein MpsC family protein, translated as MVAGTFKQEILKVYNSVNRQIFNTGVRQQNVEFAGSKIIILSLNTRIPALKLLDDKHSGTTDYMDHLLTQVFKKEIKTAIEKRFHLNVIAVFKDYDAASEFSGTILCLDRDVDACLNELPEL; from the coding sequence ATGGTCGCCGGTACTTTCAAGCAGGAAATTCTGAAAGTATACAACAGTGTCAACAGGCAGATTTTCAATACCGGCGTAAGGCAGCAGAATGTCGAGTTTGCCGGCAGCAAAATCATCATTCTGTCCCTGAACACCCGAATTCCCGCTCTAAAGCTTCTGGACGACAAACATTCCGGCACAACGGACTATATGGATCACCTGCTGACGCAGGTTTTTAAAAAGGAAATTAAAACAGCAATAGAAAAACGGTTTCATCTGAATGTAATCGCCGTTTTCAAGGACTATGACGCGGCGTCGGAATTCTCCGGCACGATCCTATGCCTTGACCGCGATGTAGATGCCTGTCTGAATGAACTGCCGGAGCTTTGA
- a CDS encoding FAD-dependent oxidoreductase, which translates to MGQKRRAVIAGGGWAGCAAAVSAVKCGMETVLLERTDLLLGTGLVGGIMRNNGRFTAQEECAAFGAGELFRITDDYARHRDVDFPGHRHASLYDVTRTPAAVERYLSEIGVQVEYQARVRKAEAAEGTLRSVTDDRGRVFEGDVFVDATGSAGPPGNCAQYGNGCAMCVLRCPSFGGRVSLTALAGVPEIQGKNAEGGTGAMSGACKLLKESLAPSIVERLEAAGVVIVPLPKELVEDHLAKKACQQYALPEYRENLILLDTGHAKLMAPFFDLHRLRRVPGFENASFLDPCAGGRGNSVRFLAMAPRDDSLLVRGMKNLFCAGEKAGLLVGHTEAIVTGSLAGVNAARTASGEAPRVLPRVLACGEAIAFVREQMGSEQGLSRKYTFSGSVLYERMKTLGLDSADPQRIRERVENLGLTNVLRPRISA; encoded by the coding sequence ATGGGACAGAAGAGACGGGCGGTGATCGCCGGGGGCGGCTGGGCCGGCTGCGCCGCGGCGGTATCCGCGGTAAAATGCGGGATGGAGACGGTTTTGCTGGAGCGGACGGATCTGCTGCTCGGCACGGGCCTGGTCGGCGGGATCATGCGCAACAACGGGCGTTTCACGGCGCAGGAGGAGTGCGCCGCGTTCGGAGCCGGAGAGCTGTTCCGCATCACGGACGACTATGCCCGGCACCGTGACGTCGATTTTCCGGGGCACAGGCATGCGAGCCTGTACGATGTAACCAGGACGCCGGCCGCGGTCGAACGGTATCTGAGCGAAATCGGCGTTCAGGTCGAGTATCAGGCGCGCGTGCGGAAGGCGGAAGCGGCGGAAGGGACCTTGCGCAGCGTGACGGACGACAGGGGAAGGGTCTTTGAAGGCGATGTGTTCGTCGACGCGACCGGCTCCGCCGGGCCGCCGGGCAACTGCGCGCAATACGGCAACGGCTGCGCGATGTGCGTCCTGCGATGCCCGAGCTTCGGCGGGCGGGTCAGCCTGACGGCGCTTGCCGGCGTGCCGGAGATTCAGGGGAAAAACGCCGAGGGCGGGACGGGCGCGATGAGCGGCGCCTGCAAGCTGCTGAAAGAGTCTCTCGCGCCCTCCATCGTGGAGCGCCTGGAAGCGGCGGGGGTCGTGATTGTCCCTCTCCCGAAGGAGCTTGTTGAGGACCACCTCGCGAAAAAAGCGTGTCAGCAGTACGCGCTGCCGGAGTACCGCGAAAATCTGATTCTGCTCGACACGGGCCACGCAAAGCTGATGGCCCCGTTCTTCGATCTTCACAGGCTGCGGCGGGTGCCCGGCTTTGAAAACGCGAGCTTTCTCGACCCTTGCGCGGGCGGCCGCGGGAATTCGGTGCGCTTTCTGGCGATGGCGCCGCGCGACGATTCTCTTCTGGTACGCGGAATGAAAAATCTGTTCTGCGCGGGGGAAAAAGCGGGGTTGCTCGTCGGCCACACGGAGGCGATCGTCACGGGGTCGCTCGCCGGGGTCAACGCCGCGAGGACGGCGTCCGGAGAGGCGCCGCGGGTTCTGCCGCGGGTTCTCGCCTGCGGCGAGGCCATCGCCTTCGTCCGGGAGCAGATGGGCTCCGAGCAGGGGCTCTCCAGGAAATACACGTTTTCCGGTTCCGTACTGTACGAGCGGATGAAGACGCTCGGGCTGGATTCCGCCGACCCGCAGCGCATCAGAGAACGGGTGGAAAACCTTGGGCTGACCAATGTTCTGCGTCCGCGGATCAGCGCCTGA
- a CDS encoding trypsin-like peptidase domain-containing protein: MNDNGFDPNSEKDPWEYGDRQQDEAKQESAPQDAAEDGKAEDGEASAPPPEEPEEEPRQPAPPEGEPSGQSAPPPQGEKPPESAQQGQNPGQAPGQPPVPPYGQYGTPPYGGNGYGPYGAPYGSPYGAPYGQQQNYGGYGNQNGSQPGGAQYDNPYGQSYWNYSGGGQYGQPSQPPVPPKKMGTGLKALFWVLGVLVVGLIVGTAVYGYRISNQNPAAASSENSASSSASGEQGGISSSPSSSGSLIGGVEGDGTNPNAGGIAVQPHPSGGELTATEVYKRVIQSVVGVQTTIQQSGTSEGTGIIASSDGYILTNAHVINYSKSYPVKVILHNNKGYEAKVVGYDKTSDLAVLKINATGLSPATFGTVDGMQVGDQVIAIGNPGGMSFAGSLTGGYISALDRSIEEHSDNGMTYIQTDAAINPGNSGGPLVNLYGQVVGINSNKIVATGYEGMGFAIPVSRAKTIIDDLVAHGYVSGRTRLGVKAKTVEELYTQLYGYPQGVLIVGIDSDSSLKNSGAVQGDIITEADGTKITDMDGLYAVLNRHKPGDTIKMKIYSTSLSETAGGGKAGATKEVSVKLLEDKGETQ; this comes from the coding sequence ATGAACGACAACGGCTTTGATCCAAACAGTGAAAAAGACCCATGGGAATACGGAGACCGTCAGCAGGACGAGGCAAAACAGGAATCGGCGCCGCAGGACGCCGCGGAGGACGGAAAAGCGGAGGACGGTGAAGCTTCGGCTCCTCCTCCGGAAGAGCCGGAGGAGGAACCCCGGCAACCGGCTCCGCCCGAAGGAGAGCCCTCCGGACAGAGCGCGCCGCCGCCTCAGGGGGAAAAGCCGCCGGAGTCCGCGCAGCAGGGACAAAATCCGGGGCAGGCTCCCGGACAGCCGCCGGTTCCCCCCTATGGGCAGTACGGAACGCCCCCTTACGGGGGGAACGGCTACGGGCCGTATGGAGCGCCCTACGGCTCTCCTTACGGCGCCCCCTACGGACAGCAGCAGAATTACGGCGGCTACGGAAATCAAAACGGGAGCCAGCCGGGAGGCGCGCAGTACGACAATCCCTACGGCCAGTCGTACTGGAATTATTCCGGCGGCGGGCAGTACGGCCAACCGAGCCAGCCGCCCGTGCCGCCCAAAAAAATGGGGACCGGCCTGAAGGCGCTTTTCTGGGTGCTGGGCGTGCTGGTCGTCGGACTGATCGTCGGGACCGCCGTTTACGGATACCGGATCTCAAATCAGAATCCGGCGGCCGCAAGCAGCGAAAATTCAGCTTCCTCCTCCGCTTCGGGAGAACAGGGCGGTATTTCTTCCTCCCCCTCTTCCTCCGGCAGCCTCATCGGCGGCGTGGAGGGCGACGGAACCAATCCGAATGCAGGCGGGATCGCGGTGCAGCCGCATCCGTCCGGCGGCGAGCTGACCGCGACGGAGGTTTACAAGCGGGTGATTCAGAGCGTGGTCGGCGTTCAGACGACGATCCAGCAGAGCGGCACCAGCGAAGGAACCGGCATTATCGCCTCTTCGGACGGCTATATCCTCACCAACGCGCACGTGATCAACTATTCCAAGAGCTACCCCGTCAAGGTGATCCTGCATAACAACAAAGGTTACGAGGCAAAGGTCGTAGGATACGACAAGACCTCCGACCTGGCGGTGCTGAAAATCAACGCGACGGGGCTTTCCCCGGCGACGTTCGGCACCGTGGACGGCATGCAGGTGGGCGACCAGGTCATCGCGATCGGCAATCCCGGCGGAATGAGCTTCGCCGGCTCCCTGACCGGCGGATATATCTCGGCGCTGGACCGCTCGATCGAGGAGCACAGCGACAACGGCATGACCTATATCCAGACGGACGCGGCGATCAACCCCGGCAACTCCGGCGGGCCGCTGGTGAATCTGTACGGGCAGGTCGTCGGCATCAATTCCAACAAAATCGTCGCGACGGGCTACGAGGGCATGGGCTTTGCGATTCCTGTCAGCCGGGCCAAGACCATCATCGATGACCTGGTCGCCCACGGCTATGTGTCCGGCCGCACCCGGCTGGGCGTCAAGGCCAAGACGGTTGAGGAGCTCTACACGCAGCTTTACGGATATCCGCAGGGCGTGCTGATCGTCGGCATTGATTCCGACAGCTCCCTGAAAAACAGCGGCGCCGTCCAGGGCGACATCATCACGGAAGCGGACGGGACGAAAATCACCGATATGGACGGCCTGTACGCGGTCCTGAACCGGCATAAGCCCGGCGACACGATCAAGATGAAAATTTATTCCACCTCCCTTTCCGAAACCGCGGGCGGCGGCAAAGCCGGCGCCACAAAGGAAGTCAGCGTAAAGCTTCTGGAAGACAAGGGAGAAACACAGTAA
- a CDS encoding sensor histidine kinase codes for MQKTLFKKYLRITSLVILISFFLLSFVLLIAISSYWKTENQNLLRKNAESVARIAADSVITVNRNEYQVDGVRMQTFILAFAENIDADIFVTKLNGQTLLAAYGSGGNVDSTKRVSSEIMQKALSGGYSEQGTMNGFYNQKYYIVGVPISVTVSGTPVQIGAVFAAYSVKSFNAFRLDVLKMIIFAALAAFAISFCVIWLFSYKLVQPLRNMAAAARCFGEGNFSVRVPVASQDEIGQLSVAFNNMADSLASVEHVRRDFIANVSHELKTPMTTIAGFIDGILDGTIPPEKQNQYLRIVSQEVKRLSRLVRTMLDLSRIDSGELRLRPARFDLMGTVLSAMLSFEKAIEDKKIEVRGLENAESLFVDGDPDMIHQVVYNLIDNAVKFTNEGGYIEIGIRQETDRTTVSVENSGDGISPDELPMVFERFYKTDKSRSQDKKGMGLGLYIVKTIIRLHGGEITAQSVWHENCRFEFWLPRRIEKPREDQRHLVETRGEEPKEEPKKK; via the coding sequence ATGCAGAAAACCCTTTTTAAAAAATACCTGAGGATCACTTCCCTGGTCATCCTTATCAGCTTCTTTCTGCTCAGCTTCGTTCTGCTGATCGCGATTTCAAGCTACTGGAAGACGGAAAACCAGAATCTTCTCCGGAAAAACGCGGAAAGCGTCGCCCGGATCGCGGCCGACAGCGTGATCACGGTCAACCGAAACGAGTATCAGGTGGACGGGGTGAGGATGCAGACCTTTATCCTTGCGTTTGCGGAGAATATCGACGCGGACATTTTCGTCACCAAGCTGAACGGGCAGACCCTGCTGGCGGCTTACGGCAGCGGCGGAAACGTGGATTCCACCAAACGGGTCAGCTCGGAGATCATGCAGAAGGCGCTGAGCGGCGGCTATTCCGAGCAAGGGACGATGAACGGCTTTTACAACCAGAAATATTATATCGTCGGAGTGCCGATTTCCGTCACGGTGAGCGGAACTCCCGTGCAGATCGGCGCGGTGTTCGCGGCCTACAGCGTGAAATCGTTCAACGCATTCCGGCTGGACGTTCTGAAGATGATCATCTTCGCCGCGCTTGCGGCGTTTGCGATCTCCTTCTGCGTGATCTGGCTGTTTTCTTACAAGCTGGTGCAGCCGCTGCGAAACATGGCCGCCGCCGCGCGGTGCTTCGGGGAAGGAAATTTTTCCGTGCGCGTGCCGGTCGCGAGCCAGGACGAGATCGGCCAGCTTTCGGTGGCGTTCAACAACATGGCGGATTCTCTCGCGTCGGTGGAACACGTGCGGCGCGATTTTATCGCGAATGTGTCCCATGAACTGAAGACGCCGATGACGACGATCGCCGGATTTATCGACGGCATTCTGGACGGAACCATTCCTCCGGAAAAACAGAACCAGTACCTCCGCATCGTTTCGCAGGAGGTCAAGCGCCTTTCGCGCCTGGTGCGGACCATGCTGGACCTTTCCCGCATCGACAGCGGCGAGCTGAGGCTGCGGCCGGCGCGGTTCGACCTGATGGGCACCGTGCTCTCCGCGATGCTGTCGTTTGAAAAGGCGATCGAGGATAAAAAGATCGAAGTCCGGGGGCTGGAAAACGCCGAAAGCCTGTTCGTGGACGGCGACCCCGACATGATTCATCAGGTCGTGTATAATCTGATCGACAACGCCGTAAAATTTACAAATGAGGGCGGCTATATCGAAATCGGCATCCGTCAGGAAACGGACCGGACGACCGTTTCCGTTGAAAACAGCGGCGACGGAATCTCTCCGGATGAACTGCCGATGGTGTTCGAGCGTTTTTACAAGACCGACAAGTCCCGAAGCCAGGACAAAAAGGGCATGGGGCTGGGCCTGTACATTGTGAAGACCATCATCCGGCTGCACGGCGGCGAGATCACCGCCCAAAGCGTCTGGCATGAAAACTGCCGGTTTGAATTCTGGCTCCCCAGGCGGATCGAAAAACCCCGCGAAGACCAGCGCCATCTGGTGGAAACCCGCGGCGAGGAACCGAAGGAAGAACCGAAAAAGAAATGA